In Pseudomonadota bacterium, the DNA window ACTGGTTACTTCCCGTCTTAAACCCTTCGTTGTTGACGGAAAACCCATTGAACAGGTAGGAATGCCGTGGCATTTCGGTTACGCCGGTATGGCCACAGGAGACAGCGCCAACGTCCTGACCCCGGAATCATTAAGTCCAACATCAAACATCCCTGAGTACAAAGCATTCCTTTGTAATGTTGAGAAGGGAGGTAACAGGTCATGAGCGCAACAAGAGATTTTTCCCAGGATAGAACATTTCTGATAGATATGACAAGATGCACAGGCTGTCGTGCCTGCCAGGTGGCGTGCAAACAATGGAACCAGATGAAGGCTGAAAAGACCGTGTTTTTCACAGGCGAAGGTTACCAGAACCCGCCTGCTATGTCCGAATACACCCTTACAAAGGTCAAATTTCGCGATTATGAAAAAAACGGCCATAACCAGTTCGCCTTCTACAAAGAAATGTGTATGCATTGTAACGAACCTGCATGTGTGTCTGTATGCCCTGTCAGCGCCTTTATCAAGACCCCCGAAGGCCCGGTTGTTTACGACACCAAGCGTTGCATCGGTTGCCGCTTTTGTATGGTCGCCTGTCCCTTTGGCGTGCCCAAATACCAATGGAGCAAGGCCCTGCCCTTAGTGGTAAAATGCACCGGATGCTACAGTCGGCTTAAGGCAGGACTTAAACCTGCATGCGCAAAGGCATGTCCCTCGGCTATCTCCTACGGCAGCCGCACGGACATGATTCAGGAGGCAAAACGGCGTCTTGCAGCAAGACCTGACCGTTATTTTAATAAGATATATGGACTCGAAGAGGCTGGCGGTACCAGCGTATTATATCTTACAGAGCAGCCTTTCGATGACCTCGGATTCAAGCATGTCACCAAACGTCCCCTGCCCTCTCTCACATGGGCAGCCTTGCGTTTTGTGCCAGGCGTATTCCTTACTATGGGTGGTTCATTGGCCTTCATCTCCTGGCTTACCCACAGAAAAGACCGGTTGCGTAAAGAAGAGGAAGCAAAAAAGTCCGCGACAATTCAGCCAGAGGAGGGTGAATAATGTCTGCTATAGCAAGCATAAAACAGGAGATTAAAGGGTATCATATGTTTATTAAGACACTCATGCTTCTGGTTGCAGCCGGTGTGCTCGCTGCTGCAGCCCGTTTTATCTTCGGTCTCGGCACTACCACAAACTTGAGCGATGTATATCCCTGGGGGCTCTGGATTTCCTTTGATGTTGTAACATCCGTTCCTTTAGCGGCAGGCGCTTTCGTTTTGGGTGCAGTGGTTCACTGTTTTCATATTAAGAAACTGGAGCCGTTGGTTAGACCTGCAATCGTAACCGGTTTCCTCGGCTATTCCCTTGTATGTATTGGTCTTATACTTGATCTGGGACAGCCCCAGCGGGGATGGCATGTTTTCGCATATCCTAATCTGCATTCACCGATGTTTGAAGTAGCCCTTTGTGTCATGTCTTATACGACAGTTGCATGTCTTGAGTTTCTTTCACCTGTATGCGAAAAATTCGGGTTTCATATACCGCTTCGCCTGCTCCGCACCATAGAGGTGCCTCTAATAGTTCTAGGAGCGGCAATTGCTACGCTACATCAGTCGACTATCGGCACCTTCTTTCTCATCGCCGTAGATAAGCTTCACAACCTTTGGTACAACCCGCTCCTGCCGATGCTCTTCTGGATCTCGGCTGTTTTCACAGGCCTCGCCATTGTTATTGTTGAAGCCATCATGGTACACCGGTATCTGAAACAACCTGATGAAACAGAGTTGCTTGCCACGCTGACGAAAATCATCCCCTGGTTTCTCGGAATCTACCTTTTCATCAAAGTCTATACCCTCTTCTTTCTGAGTGCAAGGCCGCTCTTTGATCGTCCAGGGCTCACAATTCTTTTTCTTATGGAGGTAGTACTGGGCATCATAATCCCTTTAATCATGTTTATGAGC includes these proteins:
- the hybB gene encoding Ni/Fe-hydrogenase cytochrome b subunit, whose protein sequence is MSAIASIKQEIKGYHMFIKTLMLLVAAGVLAAAARFIFGLGTTTNLSDVYPWGLWISFDVVTSVPLAAGAFVLGAVVHCFHIKKLEPLVRPAIVTGFLGYSLVCIGLILDLGQPQRGWHVFAYPNLHSPMFEVALCVMSYTTVACLEFLSPVCEKFGFHIPLRLLRTIEVPLIVLGAAIATLHQSTIGTFFLIAVDKLHNLWYNPLLPMLFWISAVFTGLAIVIVEAIMVHRYLKQPDETELLATLTKIIPWFLGIYLFIKVYTLFFLSARPLFDRPGLTILFLMEVVLGIIIPLIMFMSKRIRTDSRWQLRAASMVVFFGLVLNRFNVSMFGLIQKDQKIYYPSFLESVVTVGIIAAHILFFALIARYFPIFEHHPEEVDYSIPDRFHRIEKHPVTEKTI
- a CDS encoding 4Fe-4S dicluster domain-containing protein, which translates into the protein MSATRDFSQDRTFLIDMTRCTGCRACQVACKQWNQMKAEKTVFFTGEGYQNPPAMSEYTLTKVKFRDYEKNGHNQFAFYKEMCMHCNEPACVSVCPVSAFIKTPEGPVVYDTKRCIGCRFCMVACPFGVPKYQWSKALPLVVKCTGCYSRLKAGLKPACAKACPSAISYGSRTDMIQEAKRRLAARPDRYFNKIYGLEEAGGTSVLYLTEQPFDDLGFKHVTKRPLPSLTWAALRFVPGVFLTMGGSLAFISWLTHRKDRLRKEEEAKKSATIQPEEGE